One genomic segment of Drosophila melanogaster chromosome 3R includes these proteins:
- the CG31220 gene encoding uncharacterized protein, with amino-acid sequence MCARKRTEGNLCRRHKSGCSANQYKLCEPDEECIRLKDCRPIYYNVRRNRLSGSAKVNISQTRMCGVSVRDRKRYKRIYICCPKPANTLPSYPDCGKPQTTNRVIGGTEPNLNEYPWLAMLLYRNRSAFNPDRELVPSCGGSLINTRYVLTAAHCVTDTVLQIQRVRLGEHTTSHNPDCISRGARIVCAPTHLDIDVESITSHNDYDPANYTFRNDIALVRLKEPVRYTMAYYPICVLDYPRSLMKFKMYVAGWGKTGMFDTGSKVLKHAAVKVRKPEECSEKYAHRHFGPRFQICAGGLDNRGTCDGDSGSPLMGTSGRSYETITFLAGITSYGGPCGTIGWPSVFTRTAKFYKWIRAHLRP; translated from the exons ATGTGTGCACGCAAGCGGACGGAGGGCAATCTTTGCCGTCGCCATAAAAGTGGCTGCAGtgcaaaccaat ATAAACTGTGTGAACCGGATGAGGAGTGCATCCGACTTAAGGATTGCCGACCCATATATTACAATGTGAGGAGAAACAGATTGTCGGGGTCCGCAAAAGTGAATATATCGCAGACAAGAATGTGTGGCGTGAGTGTTCGAGACCGGAAACGTTACAAAAGGATTTATATCTGCTGTCCCAAGCCGGCAAACACCTTGCCAAGCTATCCGGATTGTGGGAAGCCACAAACGACTAACCGTGTTATAGGCGGCACGGAGCCGAATCTCAACGAATATCCGTGGCTGGCCATGCTTCTATATCGAAATCGTAGTGCCTTCAACCCGGATCGGGAGCTAGTCCCCAGTTGTGGTGGCTCCCTGATTAACACTCGCTATGTCCTGACCGCAGCCCACTGTGTAACCGATACGGTCTTGCAAATCCAACGCGTCCGCCTGGGCGAGCACACAACGTCCCATAACCCGGACTGCATCAGCCGGGGCGCACGAATCGTTTGCGCTCCCACACATCTGGACATCGACGTGGAGTCGATCACATCGCATAATGACTACGATCCAGCCAATTACACCTTTCGGAACGACATCGCCCTGGTGCGACTCAAAGAGCCAGTGCG ATATACGATGGCTTACTATCCGATTTGCGTTCTGGACTACCCAAGGTCACTGATGAAATTCAAGATGTACGTGGCTGGATGGGGAAAAACGGGCATGTTCGACACTGGGAGCAAGGTGCTGAAACACGCTGCCGTCAAGGTAAGGAAACCAGAAGAGTGCTCGGAAAAGTACGCACACCGGCATTTCGGGCCCAGATTCCAGATATGCGCCGGCGGCTTGGATAACCGGGGCACCTGCGACGGCGACTCCGGCAGTCCATTGATGGGCACATCGGGTCGCAGCTACGAGACAATCACGTTCCTGGCCGGCATCACTTCATACGGAGGTCCTTGCGGCACGATTGGCTGGCCGAGTGTTTTCACACGAACGGCGAAGTTTTACAAATGGATACGGGCACACTTAAGGCCCTAG
- the CG6195 gene encoding uncharacterized protein — MGILEKIAEIEREIARTQKNKATEYHLGLLKAKLAKYRSQLLEPSKKGEKGDGFDVLKSGDARVALIGFPSVGKSTMLSTLTKTESEAANYEFTTLTCIPGVIEYQGANIQLLDLPGIIEGAAQGKGRGRQVIAVARTADLVLMMLDATKPNVHRELLERELESVGIRLNKRKPNIYFKQKKGGGLSFNATCSLTRCNEKMVQTILHSFKIFNAEVLFREDCTEDEFIDVVTANRVYLPCLYVYNKIDQISIEEVDRLARQPNSIVVSCNMKLNLDYMMEALWEALQLIRVYTKKPGAPPDFDDGLILRKGVSVEHVCHAIHRTLAAQFKYALVWGTSTKYSPQRVGIAHVMADEDVIQVVKK, encoded by the exons ATGGGCATCCTAGAGAAGATCGCGGAGATCGAGCGAGAGATCGCGCGGACGCAGAAGAACAAAG CCACCGAATACCATCTGGGCCTGCTGAAGGCCAAGTTGGCCAAGTATCGCTCCCAGCTGCTGGAGCCATCCAAGAAGGGCGAAAAGGGCGACGGATTTGATGTGCTCAAGAGCGGCGACGCCCGGGTGGCCCTCATTGGCTTTCCCTCCGTGGGGAAGTCCACAATGTTGTCCACTTTGACCAAAACGGAATCGGAGGCGG CAAACTATGAGTTCACCACTTTGACCTGCATTCCGGGTGTCATTGAGTATCAGGGTGCCAATATCCAGTTGCTGGATCTGCCCGGAATCATCGAGGGCGCTGCCCAGGGCAAGGGGCGTGGTCGTCAGGTCATTGCCGTAGCCCGCACCGCTGATTTGGTGCTGATGATGCTGGACGCCACCAAGCCCAACGTTCACCGGGAGCTGCTCGAGCGAGAGCTGGAGAGCGTGGGCATTCGTCTGAACAAGCGCAAGCCCAACATCTACTTCAAGCAGAAGAAGGGCGGCGGCCTGAGCTTCAACGCCACCTGTTCCCTTACGCGCTGCAACGAGAAAATGGTCCAGACCATCCTGCACTCCTTCAAGATCTTCAACGCCGAGGTGCTCTTCCGCGAAGACTGCACCGAGGACGAGTTCATCGACGTGGTCACCGCCAACCGTGTGTATCTGCCCTGTCTGTATGTCTACAACAAGATCGATCAGATCTCCATCGAGGAGGTGGACCGCTTGGCGCGCCAGCCAAACTCGATAGTGGTTAGTTGCAACATGAAACTTAATCTGGACTACATGATGGAGGCGCTCTGGGAAGCTCTCCAGCTCATCAGAGTGTACACAAAGAAGCCAGGCGCTCCTCCAGACTTTGACGATGGATTGATTCTGAGAAAG GGCGTCAGTGTGGAGCATGTGTGCCATGCCATCCATCGCACGCTGGCGGCGCAGTTCAAGTATGCCCTGGTGTGGGGCACCTCCACGAAATACTCGCCGCAGCGCGTGGGGATTGCCCATGTGATGGCCGACGAGGACGTCATCCAGGTGGTGAAGAAATAA
- the CG31219 gene encoding uncharacterized protein, with translation MFISCIPFALVVVFIQLAHSTNSDCYPGEKYVYLYECPHVYTAGRSRTLMREYDMDAWLLFGQRICCPPPGNRLPSTEICGQSLSTYRMVGGSEARPNGYPWMAMLLYLNTTTLEILPFCAGSLINNRYVLTSAHCVNGIPRDLSLKSVRLGEHDITYDPAYNPDCRDQDNQCALPNLEIKLEKIIVHGLFSSISNRNIEYDIALLRLKMPVRYRTGIMPICIPKHGFFAKSKLEIAGWGKTNEGQFSQVLMHGFIRERSIAVCALRFPYLDLNQSLQICAGGYDGVDTCQGDSGGPLMVTMDNSSVYLAGITTYGSKNCGQIGIPGIYTRTSAFLPWIKAVLRP, from the exons ATGTTCATTTCATGCATTCCGTTCGCACTCGTAGTAGTATTCATTCAATTGGCCCATTCAACGAATTCTG ACTGCTATCCGGGTGAGAAGTACGTTTACCTGTATGAGTGCCCCCATGTATATACCGCTGGCAGGTCCAGGACTTTGATGAGGGAGTATGACATGGATGCCTGGTTGTTGTTCGGCCAGAGGATCTGCTGCCCTCCGCCTGGCAATAGGCTCCCAAGCACAGAGATTTGCGGCCAAAGTCTATCTACATACCGAATGGTGGGTGGTTCGGAGGCGCGTCCAAACGGATACCCCTGGATGGCCATGCTCCTGTACCTGAATACAACCACCTTGGAGATCTTACCCTTTTGCGCGGGCTCCTTGATCAACAACCGCTATGTCCTGACCTCAGCCCACTGTGTAAATGGAATTCCACGTGACTTGTCGCTGAAAAGCGTTCGTCTTGGCGAGCATGACATCACCTATGATCCAGCCTACAATCCGGACTGCAGGGACCAGGATAACCAATGTGCCCTTCCAAATCTGGAGATCAAATTGGAGAAGATCATAGTGCATGGGCTATTCAGTAGCATTAGCAATAGGAACATCGAATACGATATCGCCCTCTTACGACTCAAAATGCCAGTGCG CTATAGGACAGGAATCATGCCAATATGTATTCCAAAGCACGGCtttttcgcgaaatccaaactTGAAATAGCCGGATGGGGCAAAACAAATGAGGGCCAATTTAGCCAAGTACTGATGCACGGATTCATCCGGGAAAGGTCAATCGCAGTGTGCGCATTAAGGTTTCCGTATCTGGACCTCAACCAAAGCCTCCAAATCTGTGCCGGCGGCTACGATGGCGTCGATACCTGCCAAGGGGATTCCGGTGGACCGCTGATGGTAACGATGGACAATAGTAGTGTTTACTTGGCTGGCATCACCACCTATGGCAGTAAAAATTGCGGCCAGATTGGCATTCCTGGAATTTACACCAGAACCAGTGCATTCCTGCCATGGATAAAGGCGGTATTGAGGCCCTGA